One region of Bactrocera neohumeralis isolate Rockhampton chromosome 5, APGP_CSIRO_Bneo_wtdbg2-racon-allhic-juicebox.fasta_v2, whole genome shotgun sequence genomic DNA includes:
- the LOC126758175 gene encoding LOW QUALITY PROTEIN: synaptic vesicle glycoprotein 2A-like (The sequence of the model RefSeq protein was modified relative to this genomic sequence to represent the inferred CDS: substituted 1 base at 1 genomic stop codon): MEMRSKLGSFELKDCSAESAAERLLSIIHTEPVKVNRKHGAISFSEALSLTGFGKFNYFLIFTSGMVLANVLLETAAMGFILPIAQCDLNLTNQDKGVLSAISFAGIITSSHLWGFLADTKGRRRVIRPTLLAGFIVTLFSSFSHTFWVMVLLRFINGFFVSGGSATIYAYLGEFHTDKTRSRAMMGSSFIFAIGAMILPMIAFLVINQDWVLPLPFLGIDYKPWRFFLIVCGIPGMLCGLCMFALPESPKFLLAHGREAKAIEVLQKMQRWNGGTQDLKLKHILPEEETPGSMMQLNNQSASKENFATAFLKSMWNQTVPLFHKQYIRITLIVCNMQFWLYVVTNGMYMWFPHIINSMVEFMNGHPGEHKQICQIVYDKHESLYKSDGVSTNIWKXKPNSQSPTSNCNSSSFQTMECVAKLENTTYFYSLIMEILYASSFAFIGLVINRVGKITILFVSTIFFTSCGLAAVFVVDPSIAAYLYVLFFLVGVAINVLGAATVELYPTQMRAMAICVSLMFGRLGSVVGANIVGAILAKNCELTFYTACIALYVCAFLALLIPRRTLAPPAKPVLDERPDLVRKYCETRIQSISTQDAAAVNKFRGPNAYTFTDCLTLTNIGKFNYFLIFISGMVMATLLLETSSMGFILPIAQCDLQLTNVDKGVLSAISFLGIITSSHLWGFLADTKGRRKVMRPTLLATFTITILSSFAINYWVMVLLRFFNGFFLASTATIYAYLGEFHTDKTRSRAIMGSAFIFALGAMILPMIAFLVINRDWVLPLSFLGIDYKPWRLFIIVCGIPGFLCGLSLFVLPESPKFLLAIGEESKAIEVLQKMHRWNGGKEELIITHILPEDDAAVSTLKFNKNFDSNSNFALVFLQTMWNQTAPLFQRKYLRITMIICLIQFWLLVVTNGLYMWFPHIMNSVAAFMQEHPGEHKQICEIVYDHQEGLYNTDGTIACIDKLEDSTYYYSFIMEILYASSFAFIGFVINRVGKLLILFITLIFFTTCGLVSVFIVDPAVAAYLYVLFFLVGVAIYVLSAVTVDLYPTHLRAMAGCISLMVGRLGSVVGANIAGVLMSHYCEWNFYICCGAMYVCAFLALLLPRKSPDAAVKSEA; encoded by the exons TActttcaattatacatacagAGCCCGTTAAGGTAAATCGTAAACATGGGGCCATTTCATTTTCAGAAGCTTTATCACTTACCG GTTTCGGTAAATTCAATTACTTCCTCATCTTCACCTCTGGCATGGTTTTGGCCAATGTGTTATTGGAGACGGCAGCTATGGGTTTTATTTTGCCAATTGCACAATGTGACTTAAATCTAACGAATCAGGATAAGGGCGTCTTGAGTGCCATTAGTTTCGCTGGTATCATAACAAGTTCGCATCTGTGGGGCTTTTTGGCCGACACAAAGGGACGCAGACGCGTTATTAGGCCGACATTGTTGGCTGGCTTTATTGTCACACTATTCTCGAGTTTTTCGCACACATtttgggtgatggtgttgctgCGGTTCATCAATGGTTTTTT CGTTTCTGGCGGTTCGGCTACAATTTATGCCTACCTCGGCGAGTTCCACACAGATAAGACACGCTCGCGCGCGATGATGGGCTCCTCATTTATCTTTGCGATCGGCGCGATGATCTTGCCAATGATTGCCTTCCTTGTCATCAATCAAGACTGGGTCTTGCCCTTGCCTTTCTTGGGCATTGATTATAAGCCTTGGCGTTTCTTTTTAATCGTTTGCGGCATACCCGGCATGCTTTGTGGTCTATGCATGTTCGCTTTGCCCGAAAGTCCGAAATTCCTCTTGGCCCACGGCAGAGAGGCGAAAGCCATTGAGGTCTTGCAAAAGATGCAACGTTGGAACGGTGGCACTCAGGATCTAAAA TTAAAACACATCCTACCGGAGGAGGAGACACCCGGCTCTATGATGCAGCTGAACAATCAATCGGCTTCGAAGGAGAATTTTGCCACCGCCTTTCTGAAGAGCATGTGGAACCAAACGGTGCCATTATTCCACAAACAATACATACGCATCACATTGATCGTTTGCAATATGCAATTCTGGTTGTATGTGGTGACCAACGGCATGTACATGTGGTTCCCGCACATCATCAACTCCATGGTCGAGTTCATGAATGGCCATCCAGGCGAGCACAAACAGATCTGTCAAATTGTCTACGACAAACATGAGAGCTTATATAAGTCTGATGGTGTAAGTACAAATATCTGGAAATGAAAACCAAATTCACAATCGCCAACATCTAATTGCAACTCTTCATCCTTTCAGACAATGGAATGCGTTGCTAAATTGGAGAACACAACATATTTTTACTCATTAATCATGGAGATCTTGTACGCTTCCTCGTTTGCCTTTATTGGCTTGGTAATCAACCGAGTCGGCAAGATAACCATACTTT TTGTTTCAACTATTTTCTTCACCTCTTGTGGCCTTGCTGCAGTGTTTGTGGTCGATCCATCGATTGCGGCGTATCTGTATGTGCTCTTCTTTTTGGTAGGCGTGGCAATAAATGTTTTGGGCGCTGCCACAGTTGAGCTTTATCCCACACAAATGCG TGCCATGGCGATATGCGTCTCGCTGATGTTCGGTCGCTTGGGCAGTGTTGTGGGCGCTAATATTGTGGGTGCGATACTGGCTAAAAACTGCGAACTGACTTTCTACACCGCTTGTATTGCCTTGTATGTCTGCGCCTTCCTGGCTCTACTGATACCGCGCAGAACTTTGGCGCCCCCCGCCAAGCCCGTTTTGGATGAG CGACCCGATTTGGTGCGAAAATACTGTGAAACAAGAA TACAAAGTATATCTACGCAAGATGCCGCCGCGGTTAACAAATTTCGGGGCCCGAATGCCTACACTTTCACCGACTGCTTGACATTAACAA ACATTGgcaaatttaattactttttaatattcatCTCCGGCATGGTGATGGCCACGCTTTTGCTGGAAACCTCCTCAATGGGATTTATTCTACCAATTGCACAATGTGATCTGCAATTAACAAATGTGGATAAGGGTGTTCTTAGCGCCATAAGTTTTCTAGGCATAATAACGAGTTCGCATTTGTGGGGGTTTTTGGCAGATACGAAGGGTCGTCGCAAAGTAATGAGACCCACGCTGTTGGCCACATTTACGATTACAATACTCTCAAGTTTCGCAATCAATTATTGGGTTATGGTTTTACTGCGTTTCTTTAATGGATtttt TTTGGCTAGCACTGCAACAATTTACGCCTATCTTGGTGAATTCCATACAGATAAAACACGCTCACGAGCTATTATGGGATCAGCATTCATATTCGCACTTGGCGCAATGATTTTACCAATGATCGCTTTTCTAGTCATTAATCGAGATTGGGTGCTGCCTTTGTCATTTCTGGGCATAGATTACAAGCCTTGGCGTCTATTTATAATCGTATGTGGCATTCCAGGATTTCTTTGTGGATTGTCACTCTTTGTATTACCCGAAAGTCCAAAATTTCTGCTTGCCATTGGAGAGGAGAGCAAAGCAATTGAAGTATTGCAAAAAATGCACCGCTGGAATGGTGGAAAGGAAGAGCTCATT ATTACACATATTTTGCCCGAGGATGACGCTGCAGTCTCCAcattgaaatttaacaaaaacttcGATTCGAATTCGAATTTCGCACTTGTATTTTTGCAAACGATGTGGAACCAAACGGCGCCACTGTTCCAACGCAAGTATTTACGAATCACAATGATCATTTGCCTTATACAATTTTGGTTGCTTGTCGTCACCAATGGCCTGTATATGTGGTTCCCGCATATTATGAATAGTGTGGCCGCGTTCATGCAGGAACACCCAGGcgagcacaaacaaatttgtgAGATTGTCTATGACCATCAAGAAGGCTTATACAATACTGATGGA ACCATCGCCTGCATCGACAAGCTGGAGGACTCtacatattattattctttcatcatggaaatattGTATGCCAGCTCATTCGCATTCATTGGCTTTGTCATAAATCGTGTGGGGAAACTATTAATTCTTT ttaTTACCTTAATATTCTTCACAACCTGTGGCTTAGTATCGGTCTTCATAGTCGATCCAGCTGTAGCCGCCTACCTCTATGTGCTTTTTTTCTTGGTGGGCGTGGCTATATATGTGCTAAGTGCAGTTACAGTCGACTTATATCCCACACACCTGCG CGCCATGGCGGGTTGTATTTCGCTCATGGTGGGTCGTTTGGGCAGTGTAGTCGGCGCTAATATTGCCGGCGTCCTGATGAGTCATTACTGTGAATGGAACTTCTACATTTGCTGCGGTGCTATGTATGTCTGCGCCTTTCTCGCACTCCTGCTGCCACGTAAGAGTCCCGATGCGGCGGTCAAAAGTGAAGCGTGA